In Thioalkalivibrio paradoxus ARh 1, the following are encoded in one genomic region:
- a CDS encoding Crp/Fnr family transcriptional regulator yields MSAEDPLQQVHLFEPLDDAQLARMRESMREFHLAPGDTLFTQGDPARYFFLICVGSVKLFLLSREGEEKVIDVLHAGAMFAEAVMFMEHRNYPVNAGALTETRLLAFDNEVFLGLLRESPDLTLQLLGTMSRRLHQMVREIDELSLHNANYRFITYLLQQERTGANRVDLNAPKQVIASRLSMKPETLSRTLSKLRDQGLIRVKGDSITFLDEPGIRRLLES; encoded by the coding sequence ATGTCCGCCGAAGACCCGCTTCAACAGGTGCACCTGTTCGAACCTTTGGACGATGCACAACTGGCCCGGATGCGCGAATCGATGCGCGAGTTCCACCTTGCACCGGGGGACACACTGTTTACGCAGGGCGACCCCGCGCGCTACTTCTTCCTGATCTGCGTCGGCTCGGTAAAACTGTTTCTGCTGTCCCGCGAGGGCGAGGAGAAGGTGATCGACGTACTGCACGCAGGTGCGATGTTCGCCGAGGCGGTGATGTTCATGGAGCACCGGAACTATCCGGTCAACGCCGGAGCGCTGACCGAAACCCGCCTGCTGGCGTTCGACAACGAGGTGTTCCTGGGGCTATTGCGCGAGTCCCCGGATCTGACCCTGCAACTGCTCGGGACGATGAGCCGGCGTCTGCACCAGATGGTTCGGGAAATCGATGAACTGAGCCTGCACAATGCGAACTACCGGTTCATCACCTACCTGCTGCAGCAGGAGCGTACCGGTGCGAACCGGGTCGACCTCAACGCCCCCAAACAGGTGATCGCATCGCGACTTTCGATGAAGCCCGAGACGCTGTCACGGACGCTGTCGAAGCTCCGTGACCAGGGACTGATCCGGGTCAAGGGGGATAGCATCACTTTCCTCGACGAGCCGGGGATCCGTCGCCTGCTGGAGAGCTGA
- a CDS encoding ribonuclease Z, giving the protein MTPQFQTHLVNGTTGDPVLYVDFLFQRRALLFDLGEIVALSPRQVLRVTDVFVSHAHMDHFIGFDTMLRLMLGRSKRLRLYGPPDFLDRVAHRLLGYTWNLVHNFAVELVIEAVERWPDGELRRARFRSSRAFAREEMPAATASDGVLLDEDDFRVRAVPLDHNGIVSLAFALEEKAQLNVWKSRLDELGLPTGPWLTELKQRVRRGDADDTALTIRWRDRHGEHQRAEPLGLLRREVLREVPGQTIAYVVDAAFHGANRCAIVSLARYADRFYVETPFLNESAERAAETGHLTAGQAGWLAREAGVKRLIPFHFSSRHTGQEILIEEQAKAAFAGETA; this is encoded by the coding sequence ATGACACCCCAGTTCCAGACTCACCTGGTCAACGGCACCACCGGTGACCCGGTGCTCTACGTCGACTTCCTGTTTCAGCGCCGCGCGCTGCTGTTCGACCTCGGTGAGATCGTGGCGTTGTCACCCCGCCAGGTGCTGCGCGTCACCGATGTGTTCGTATCGCACGCGCACATGGACCATTTCATCGGCTTCGACACGATGCTGCGGCTGATGCTGGGGCGGTCGAAGCGACTGCGGCTTTACGGGCCACCGGACTTCCTGGACCGGGTCGCGCACCGGCTGCTCGGCTACACCTGGAACCTGGTGCACAACTTTGCGGTGGAACTCGTGATCGAGGCGGTCGAACGGTGGCCGGACGGCGAGCTGCGCCGGGCCCGGTTCCGGTCCTCCCGCGCGTTCGCCCGTGAGGAAATGCCTGCCGCAACGGCCTCGGACGGCGTACTGCTCGACGAGGACGACTTCCGGGTACGGGCTGTGCCACTGGATCATAACGGGATCGTCTCGCTGGCGTTCGCGCTGGAGGAGAAAGCGCAGCTGAATGTCTGGAAGAGCCGGCTGGACGAATTGGGGCTGCCGACCGGCCCATGGCTGACCGAGCTGAAGCAGCGAGTGCGCCGGGGCGACGCAGACGATACGGCGCTGACGATTCGCTGGCGTGACCGTCATGGCGAGCACCAGAGAGCGGAGCCGCTGGGTCTGCTGCGCCGCGAGGTGCTGCGCGAGGTGCCGGGCCAGACGATCGCCTACGTGGTCGATGCGGCCTTCCACGGGGCCAACCGGTGCGCGATCGTGTCGTTGGCCCGCTACGCGGACCGGTTCTATGTCGAGACTCCGTTCTTGAACGAGTCCGCCGAACGCGCGGCGGAGACCGGCCACCTGACGGCCGGGCAGGCCGGGTGGCTGGCGCGAGAGGCGGGGGTCAAACGCTTGATCCCGTTCCACTTCTCGTCCCGGCACACTGGGCAGGAGATTCTGATCGAGGAACAGGCGAAAGCCGCATTCGCCGGCGAAACGGCCTGA
- the rtcA gene encoding RNA 3'-terminal phosphate cyclase: protein MIRIDGTMGEGGGQVLRSALSLSVLTGKAIHLVRIRGRRDRPGLAYQHRMAVQAAGWISGARMEGVRVGSGELRFEPGPVVPGTYHFDIGTAGAASLVLQTVLLPLAVAGDASRVTVTGGTHVPFSPCYHYLDWHWRVLMTRIGVPFALEMPMAGFYPPGGGVLHAQIGGGARVVAANWVDRGPLVRIRGLSAVALLPDEIAERQRVRALDGLRTQRCPIEIEAERLPAQSPGTVLVLLAEFERSQACFFALGARGKRAERVADEAVEGLLRFLATEGVVDPWAADQLLLPLALGSQPSAVRTAEVTRHLLTQAELIPRLLPVRIEVDGRLGEPGTVRVCP from the coding sequence ATGATCAGGATCGACGGGACGATGGGTGAAGGCGGTGGGCAGGTGCTGCGCAGCGCGCTGTCGCTGTCGGTGCTGACCGGCAAGGCGATTCACCTGGTGCGTATTCGCGGGCGGCGCGACCGGCCGGGACTGGCCTATCAGCACCGCATGGCGGTGCAGGCCGCGGGCTGGATCAGCGGTGCGCGTATGGAAGGCGTGCGCGTCGGGTCGGGGGAGCTCCGGTTCGAGCCGGGCCCGGTCGTTCCCGGAACGTACCATTTCGATATCGGTACCGCGGGTGCGGCCAGCCTGGTGCTGCAGACCGTGCTGCTTCCGCTCGCGGTCGCTGGCGATGCCTCGCGCGTCACTGTGACCGGCGGCACTCATGTGCCGTTCAGCCCCTGTTACCATTATCTGGACTGGCATTGGCGGGTGCTGATGACGCGCATCGGTGTGCCGTTTGCTCTCGAGATGCCGATGGCCGGGTTCTATCCGCCCGGTGGCGGCGTGTTGCACGCTCAGATCGGCGGCGGTGCCCGGGTCGTTGCGGCGAACTGGGTGGACCGTGGGCCTCTGGTTCGGATCCGCGGACTGTCCGCGGTGGCGCTGCTTCCGGATGAGATCGCCGAGCGCCAGCGCGTGCGGGCGCTCGACGGTCTCCGGACCCAGCGCTGCCCGATCGAGATCGAGGCGGAGCGGCTGCCTGCCCAGTCGCCGGGGACGGTGCTCGTGTTGTTGGCCGAGTTCGAACGGTCCCAGGCCTGCTTCTTTGCGCTCGGCGCACGCGGCAAGCGGGCCGAGCGGGTTGCCGACGAAGCAGTCGAAGGGCTGCTGCGGTTCCTGGCGACCGAGGGCGTGGTGGATCCCTGGGCCGCGGATCAGTTGCTGCTGCCGCTGGCCCTGGGCTCGCAGCCTTCGGCGGTACGGACCGCTGAGGTGACCCGGCACCTGCTGACGCAGGCGGAGTTGATCCCGCGGCTGCTGCCTGTCCGGATCGAGGTCGACGGCCGGCTCGGTGAGCCGGGGACCGTTCGGGTCTGTCCCTGA
- a CDS encoding DUF1820 family protein, translating into MADSNRFRVTFINQGKVYEVFAREVFQDRLYGFVTVEGLLFGERSQVVVDPSEERLRHEFEGVERFHVPLHAVIRIDEVAEIGSARIREMGSGGNVHMFPGMLPPGRGQ; encoded by the coding sequence ATGGCCGATAGCAACCGTTTCCGTGTGACGTTCATCAACCAGGGCAAGGTCTACGAGGTTTTCGCCCGTGAGGTCTTCCAGGACCGCCTCTATGGCTTCGTGACCGTCGAGGGGCTGCTGTTCGGCGAGCGCTCGCAGGTCGTCGTCGACCCCAGCGAGGAACGACTGCGCCACGAGTTCGAAGGGGTCGAACGCTTCCACGTGCCGCTACACGCGGTCATCCGCATCGACGAGGTGGCGGAGATCGGCAGCGCGCGCATCCGCGAGATGGGATCCGGCGGCAACGTCCATATGTTTCCCGGCATGTTGCCCCCCGGTCGCGGCCAATAG
- the purU gene encoding formyltetrahydrofolate deformylase, translating to MTERTEFRLTVSCPDQMGIVARVARLIADAQGWITEAAQHTDTEARWFFMRWVFSLPENADSELAQRFGELAGALDMQWALTRAASRPRVVILVSKEPHCLTDLLARWSSGELPMEIPAILSNHRLLEEIAGCYGIPFEHIPVTAETREAAFATLQDRLRALQADTVVLARYMQILPPNLCHEFRDRVINIHHSFLPSFVGARPYHQAFARGVKLIGATCHYVTEDLDAGPIIEQDVVRIRHDDQVADLVRKGRDVERWVLARGLRNHLEGRVLTHGNKTIVFD from the coding sequence ATGACCGAACGCACCGAGTTTCGCCTGACCGTTTCCTGCCCCGACCAGATGGGCATCGTTGCGCGGGTGGCGCGGCTGATCGCCGATGCCCAGGGCTGGATCACCGAGGCCGCCCAGCACACGGACACCGAGGCACGCTGGTTCTTCATGCGCTGGGTGTTCTCGCTACCCGAGAATGCGGACAGCGAGCTGGCACAGCGTTTCGGCGAGCTGGCGGGTGCGCTTGACATGCAATGGGCGCTGACGCGGGCGGCGTCGCGGCCGCGCGTGGTGATCCTGGTCAGCAAGGAACCGCACTGCCTGACCGATCTGCTGGCGCGCTGGAGCTCGGGCGAACTGCCGATGGAAATCCCGGCGATTCTGTCGAACCATCGCCTGCTGGAGGAAATCGCGGGCTGCTACGGCATTCCGTTCGAACACATCCCGGTGACCGCCGAGACCCGCGAGGCAGCCTTCGCGACCCTGCAGGACCGGTTGCGCGCGCTACAGGCCGACACGGTCGTGCTGGCCCGGTACATGCAGATCCTGCCGCCCAACCTGTGCCACGAGTTCCGCGATCGGGTCATCAATATCCACCACAGCTTTCTGCCGTCGTTCGTTGGCGCCAGGCCGTACCACCAGGCCTTCGCGCGGGGTGTGAAACTGATCGGCGCCACCTGCCACTACGTGACCGAAGATCTCGACGCAGGGCCGATCATCGAACAGGACGTCGTGCGTATCCGGCACGACGACCAGGTGGCCGACCTCGTCCGCAAGGGCCGCGATGTCGAACGCTGGGTGCTGGCCCGTGGCCTGCGCAACCACCTCGAGGGGCGGGTGCTGACGCACGGCAACAAGACCATCGTGTTCGACTGA